One segment of Coffea arabica cultivar ET-39 chromosome 7c, Coffea Arabica ET-39 HiFi, whole genome shotgun sequence DNA contains the following:
- the LOC113699906 gene encoding lysine-specific demethylase JMJ27 isoform X4, translating into MHEEEKKKSMKRRRWRKPSKDVPEKEEEEKGGSGGEFMGEAEKDQGETEEQNRGKRRRKTQRGGGGGGEGDRGGGPKPNRMLKDDNGILIESNMCHQCQRNDRGEVIRCTMCKTKRYCLPCIHSWYPGVLKEAFAESCPVCRKNCNCKACLRMEMPIKHKEKLELEFSAVEKMEYSKYILQLLLPFLKQVNEEQMMEKRIEAKLKGVLILFAEALRFCSPYLPVLEIKVERANCQMNERIYCDNCKTSIVDFHRSCPNCAFELCLRCCQELRDGCLQGSDEGNTVEFIDPGPDYLHGVETCPVMGSTKSGMCARQSRTKIDTGMICNAEIENASVDDLALVSQWKSNKDGSIPCPPSELGGCSQGFLELKCLISENEVPELLVRAEKMKKELKLEDVPAISKKWCSCLQFADGPNVSCGNLRKAASRQDSRDNFLYCPKAVELQPEDQKHFQWHWMNGEPVIVRNVLDTTLGLSWEPMVMWRAFRQIKNVNHPVLLDVNAISCLDWCEVDISVHQFFRGYSMATFDSYGWPRILKSKDWPPSSLFEEQLPRHNAEFINCLPFKVYTHPHGGYLNLAGKLPKNFLKPDMGPKTYIAYGFAEELGRGDSVTKLHSHMSDVVNLLTHTKAVDLQPKELLKIEKLKQKHAAQEERELCRDGKTSTMRDEAEKGGMENGDNADNGEVNRKTRPINTSASGNDVKEGDIRKRGRSKGKNNKAENVERNNLIDAENVDQENQNSPISLEVQRSRDTELEFVDVQSTVESDETSRGGKLDEWKREEIVEVLRNNVADVDSGALWDIFRRQDVPKLEQYLMKHFKEFRHVCCRPLEQVVHPIHDQTIYLTMEHKRKLKEEYSIEPWTFIQKLGDAVYVPAGCPHQVRNLKLNMNPSRSSWLF; encoded by the exons ATGCatgaagaagagaagaagaagtcaATGAAGAGAAGGCGATGGAGAAAGCCATCTAAAGATGTACcggagaaagaagaagaggagaaaGGTGGGAGTGGTGGTGAATTTATGGGGGAAGCGGAAAAGGATCAGGGAGAAACTGAAGAGCAAAACAGAGGTAAAAGGCGGCGTAAAACCCagcgaggaggaggaggaggaggagaaggagaTAGAGGAGGCGGCCCAAAACCAAACAGAATGCTCAAGGATGATAAT GGTATTTTAATTGAGTCCAATATGTGTCATCAGTGCCAGAGAAATGACAGAGGAGAGGTTATTCGCTGTACCATGTGTAAGACGAAGCGATATTGTCTCCCCTGCATACATTCTTG GTATCCTGGTGTTCTGAAAGAGGCTTTTGCAGAGTCATGTCCAGTTTGTCGCAAGAATTGCAACTGCAAAGCATGCTTACGCATGGAGATGCCAATAAAA CACAAGGAGAAATTAGAATTGGAATTCAGTGCTGTAGAAAAGATGGAGTACTCAAAATACATCCTACAGCTGCTTCTCCCTTTCCTGAAACAGGTCAATGAAGAACAGATGATGGAGAAGAGGATAGAGGCAAAGCTTAAAGGTGTTCTCATTTTGTTTGCAGAAGCTCTGAGATTCTGTTCTCCAT ACTTGCCAGTTTTAGAGATCAAGGTAGAGCGAGCAAACTGCCAGATGAATGAGAGAATTTATTG CGACAACTGCAAAACTTCTATTGTTGATTTTCACAGAAGCTGCCCCAATTGTGCTTTTGAGCTTTGTCTGCGTTGTTGTCAAGAGCTTAGGGATGGCTGTCTGCAAGGGAGTGATGAGGGAAATACTGTGGAATTTATTGATCCGGGGCCAGATTACTTGCATGGTGTCGAGACATGTCCTGTGATGGGTTCAACTAAGAGCGGAATGTGTGCTAGACAGTCTCGAACTAAAATTGATACCGGGATGATTTGCAATGCAGAAATTGAGAATGCTTCTGTGGATGATTTGGCCTTAGTTAGCCAATGGAAATCCAATAAAGATGGTAGCATTCCCTGCCCTCCCTCTGAACTTGGTGGTTGTAGTCAGGGATTTTTGGAACTGAAGTGCTTGATTTCAGAGAATGAGGTTCCTGAGTTGCTTGTGAGAgcagagaaaatgaaaaaagaattgAAACTTGAAGATGTTCCTGCAATTTCTAAGAAGTGGTGTTCTTGTTTACAATTTGCAGATGGACCCAATGTTAGCTGTGGTAACTTGCGTAAAGCAGCTTCTCGTCAAGATTCTCGGGACAACTTTTTGTACTGTCCAAAAGCTGTGGAACTCCAGCCTGAGGATCAGAAGCATTTCCAATGGCATTGGATGAACGGTGAACCTGTAATTGTCAGGAATGTTCTTGATACAACATTGGGTTTGAGCTGGGAACCAATGGTGATGTGGCGTGCTTTTCGCCAGATTAAAAATGTTAACCATCCAGTGCTGTTGGATGTGAATGCTATAAGTTGCTTAGATTGGTGTGAG GTTGATATTAGTGTACACCAGTTCTTTCGAGGTTACTCCATGGCTACCTTTGACAGTTATGGATGGCCACGGATTTTAAAGTCGAAAGATTGGCCTCCATCTAGTTTATTTGAGGAGCAGTTACCTCGTCATAATGCTGAGTTTATTAATTGCTTGCCTTTTAAGGTTTATACTCATCCACATGGTGGGTATTTAAATCTTGCTGGCAAACTTCcgaaaaattttttgaagccAGACATGGGGCCAAAAACATATATTGCGTATGGATTTGCTGAAGAACTTGGGCGTGGAGACTCTGTTACCAAGCTTCACAGTCATATGTCTGATGTG GTGAATTTGCTGACTCATACTAAAGCAGTTGACCTACAACCTAAAGAgcttttgaaaattgaaaaattgaaacAGAAACATGCTGCACAGGAGGAAAGAGAGCTATGCAGAGATGGAAAGACATCTACCATGCGAGATGAGGCTGAGAAGGGAGGGATGGAGAATGGAGACAATGCAGATAATGGAGAAGTTAATCGTAAGACTAGGCCTATTAATACTAGTGCCAGTGGCAACGATGTGAAGGAAGGTGATATAAGGAAGAGAGGAAGAAGCAAAGGAAAGAATAATAAAGCTGAAAATGTTGAGAGAAATAATCTGATTGATGCTGAAAATGTTGATCAGGAAAatcaaaattctccaatctcacTGGAAGTTCAGAGAAGTCGTGATACTGAGCTTGAATTTGTAGATGTGCAAAGTACAGTTGAATCTGATGAAACAAGTAGAGGGGGAAAATTGGATGAGTGGAAGAGGGAAGAAATTGTTGAAGTGTTGAGAAACAATGTAGCAGATGTGGACAGTGGTGCTTTGTGGGACATATTCAGGAGGCAAGATGTGCCTAAATTAGAACAATATCTGATGAAACACTTTAAGGAATTCAGGCATGTCTGTTGTCGTCCACTAGAACAG GTGGTTCACCCAATACATGATCAAACTATATACTTAACCATGGAACATAAGAGGAAGCTCAAAGAGGAATACA GTATCGAACCATGGACTTTCATTCAAAAACTAGGTGATGCTGTTTATGTACCTGCTGGCTGTCCGCATCAAGTCAGAAATTTGAAG TTGAATATGAACCCATCAAGAAGTTCATGGCTTTTTTGA
- the LOC113699906 gene encoding lysine-specific demethylase JMJ27 isoform X7, producing the protein MNERIYCDNCKTSIVDFHRSCPNCAFELCLRCCQELRDGCLQGSDEGNTVEFIDPGPDYLHGVETCPVMGSTKSGMCARQSRTKIDTGMICNAEIENASVDDLALVSQWKSNKDGSIPCPPSELGGCSQGFLELKCLISENEVPELLVRAEKMKKELKLEDVPAISKKWCSCLQFADGPNVSCGNLRKAASRQDSRDNFLYCPKAVELQPEDQKHFQWHWMNGEPVIVRNVLDTTLGLSWEPMVMWRAFRQIKNVNHPVLLDVNAISCLDWCEVDISVHQFFRGYSMATFDSYGWPRILKSKDWPPSSLFEEQLPRHNAEFINCLPFKVYTHPHGGYLNLAGKLPKNFLKPDMGPKTYIAYGFAEELGRGDSVTKLHSHMSDVVNLLTHTKAVDLQPKELLKIEKLKQKHAAQEERELCRDGKTSTMRDEAEKGGMENGDNADNGEVNRKTRPINTSASGNDVKEGDIRKRGRSKGKNNKAENVERNNLIDAENVDQENQNSPISLEVQRSRDTELEFVDVQSTVESDETSRGGKLDEWKREEIVEVLRNNVADVDSGALWDIFRRQDVPKLEQYLMKHFKEFRHVCCRPLEQVVHPIHDQTIYLTMEHKRKLKEEYSIEPWTFIQKLGDAVYVPAGCPHQVRNLKSCIKVALDFVSPENVGEGFRMTEEFRVLPQNHRAKEDKLECLTACGFLSGQVKKMTYYAMREAVLDLENS; encoded by the exons ATGAATGAGAGAATTTATTG CGACAACTGCAAAACTTCTATTGTTGATTTTCACAGAAGCTGCCCCAATTGTGCTTTTGAGCTTTGTCTGCGTTGTTGTCAAGAGCTTAGGGATGGCTGTCTGCAAGGGAGTGATGAGGGAAATACTGTGGAATTTATTGATCCGGGGCCAGATTACTTGCATGGTGTCGAGACATGTCCTGTGATGGGTTCAACTAAGAGCGGAATGTGTGCTAGACAGTCTCGAACTAAAATTGATACCGGGATGATTTGCAATGCAGAAATTGAGAATGCTTCTGTGGATGATTTGGCCTTAGTTAGCCAATGGAAATCCAATAAAGATGGTAGCATTCCCTGCCCTCCCTCTGAACTTGGTGGTTGTAGTCAGGGATTTTTGGAACTGAAGTGCTTGATTTCAGAGAATGAGGTTCCTGAGTTGCTTGTGAGAgcagagaaaatgaaaaaagaattgAAACTTGAAGATGTTCCTGCAATTTCTAAGAAGTGGTGTTCTTGTTTACAATTTGCAGATGGACCCAATGTTAGCTGTGGTAACTTGCGTAAAGCAGCTTCTCGTCAAGATTCTCGGGACAACTTTTTGTACTGTCCAAAAGCTGTGGAACTCCAGCCTGAGGATCAGAAGCATTTCCAATGGCATTGGATGAACGGTGAACCTGTAATTGTCAGGAATGTTCTTGATACAACATTGGGTTTGAGCTGGGAACCAATGGTGATGTGGCGTGCTTTTCGCCAGATTAAAAATGTTAACCATCCAGTGCTGTTGGATGTGAATGCTATAAGTTGCTTAGATTGGTGTGAG GTTGATATTAGTGTACACCAGTTCTTTCGAGGTTACTCCATGGCTACCTTTGACAGTTATGGATGGCCACGGATTTTAAAGTCGAAAGATTGGCCTCCATCTAGTTTATTTGAGGAGCAGTTACCTCGTCATAATGCTGAGTTTATTAATTGCTTGCCTTTTAAGGTTTATACTCATCCACATGGTGGGTATTTAAATCTTGCTGGCAAACTTCcgaaaaattttttgaagccAGACATGGGGCCAAAAACATATATTGCGTATGGATTTGCTGAAGAACTTGGGCGTGGAGACTCTGTTACCAAGCTTCACAGTCATATGTCTGATGTG GTGAATTTGCTGACTCATACTAAAGCAGTTGACCTACAACCTAAAGAgcttttgaaaattgaaaaattgaaacAGAAACATGCTGCACAGGAGGAAAGAGAGCTATGCAGAGATGGAAAGACATCTACCATGCGAGATGAGGCTGAGAAGGGAGGGATGGAGAATGGAGACAATGCAGATAATGGAGAAGTTAATCGTAAGACTAGGCCTATTAATACTAGTGCCAGTGGCAACGATGTGAAGGAAGGTGATATAAGGAAGAGAGGAAGAAGCAAAGGAAAGAATAATAAAGCTGAAAATGTTGAGAGAAATAATCTGATTGATGCTGAAAATGTTGATCAGGAAAatcaaaattctccaatctcacTGGAAGTTCAGAGAAGTCGTGATACTGAGCTTGAATTTGTAGATGTGCAAAGTACAGTTGAATCTGATGAAACAAGTAGAGGGGGAAAATTGGATGAGTGGAAGAGGGAAGAAATTGTTGAAGTGTTGAGAAACAATGTAGCAGATGTGGACAGTGGTGCTTTGTGGGACATATTCAGGAGGCAAGATGTGCCTAAATTAGAACAATATCTGATGAAACACTTTAAGGAATTCAGGCATGTCTGTTGTCGTCCACTAGAACAG GTGGTTCACCCAATACATGATCAAACTATATACTTAACCATGGAACATAAGAGGAAGCTCAAAGAGGAATACA GTATCGAACCATGGACTTTCATTCAAAAACTAGGTGATGCTGTTTATGTACCTGCTGGCTGTCCGCATCAAGTCAGAAATTTGAAG TCTTGCATAAAGGTTGCCCTTGACTTTGTCTCACCTGAAAATGTTGGTGAGGGTTTCCGTATGACTGAAGAATTCCGTGTACTTCCTCAGAACCATAGAGCAAAGGAAGACAAGTTGGAG TGTCTAACTGCCTGCGGGTTCCTTTCGGGACAGGTCAAGAAAATGACATACTACGCAATGAGGGAAGCCGTCCTTGATTTGGAGAATAG TTAA
- the LOC113699906 gene encoding lysine-specific demethylase JMJ27 isoform X3, with product MHEEEKKKSMKRRRWRKPSKDVPEKEEEEKGGSGGEFMGEAEKDQGETEEQNRGKRRRKTQRGGGGGGEGDRGGGPKPNRMLKDDNGILIESNMCHQCQRNDRGEVIRCTMCKTKRYCLPCIHSWYPGVLKEAFAESCPVCRKNCNCKACLRMEMPIKHKEKLELEFSAVEKMEYSKYILQLLLPFLKQVNEEQMMEKRIEAKLKDLPVLEIKVERANCQMNERIYCDNCKTSIVDFHRSCPNCAFELCLRCCQELRDGCLQGSDEGNTVEFIDPGPDYLHGVETCPVMGSTKSGMCARQSRTKIDTGMICNAEIENASVDDLALVSQWKSNKDGSIPCPPSELGGCSQGFLELKCLISENEVPELLVRAEKMKKELKLEDVPAISKKWCSCLQFADGPNVSCGNLRKAASRQDSRDNFLYCPKAVELQPEDQKHFQWHWMNGEPVIVRNVLDTTLGLSWEPMVMWRAFRQIKNVNHPVLLDVNAISCLDWCEVDISVHQFFRGYSMATFDSYGWPRILKSKDWPPSSLFEEQLPRHNAEFINCLPFKVYTHPHGGYLNLAGKLPKNFLKPDMGPKTYIAYGFAEELGRGDSVTKLHSHMSDVVNLLTHTKAVDLQPKELLKIEKLKQKHAAQEERELCRDGKTSTMRDEAEKGGMENGDNADNGEVNRKTRPINTSASGNDVKEGDIRKRGRSKGKNNKAENVERNNLIDAENVDQENQNSPISLEVQRSRDTELEFVDVQSTVESDETSRGGKLDEWKREEIVEVLRNNVADVDSGALWDIFRRQDVPKLEQYLMKHFKEFRHVCCRPLEQVVHPIHDQTIYLTMEHKRKLKEEYSIEPWTFIQKLGDAVYVPAGCPHQVRNLKSCIKVALDFVSPENVGEGFRMTEEFRVLPQNHRAKEDKLECLTACGFLSGQVKKMTYYAMREAVLDLENS from the exons ATGCatgaagaagagaagaagaagtcaATGAAGAGAAGGCGATGGAGAAAGCCATCTAAAGATGTACcggagaaagaagaagaggagaaaGGTGGGAGTGGTGGTGAATTTATGGGGGAAGCGGAAAAGGATCAGGGAGAAACTGAAGAGCAAAACAGAGGTAAAAGGCGGCGTAAAACCCagcgaggaggaggaggaggaggagaaggagaTAGAGGAGGCGGCCCAAAACCAAACAGAATGCTCAAGGATGATAAT GGTATTTTAATTGAGTCCAATATGTGTCATCAGTGCCAGAGAAATGACAGAGGAGAGGTTATTCGCTGTACCATGTGTAAGACGAAGCGATATTGTCTCCCCTGCATACATTCTTG GTATCCTGGTGTTCTGAAAGAGGCTTTTGCAGAGTCATGTCCAGTTTGTCGCAAGAATTGCAACTGCAAAGCATGCTTACGCATGGAGATGCCAATAAAA CACAAGGAGAAATTAGAATTGGAATTCAGTGCTGTAGAAAAGATGGAGTACTCAAAATACATCCTACAGCTGCTTCTCCCTTTCCTGAAACAGGTCAATGAAGAACAGATGATGGAGAAGAGGATAGAGGCAAAGCTTAAAG ACTTGCCAGTTTTAGAGATCAAGGTAGAGCGAGCAAACTGCCAGATGAATGAGAGAATTTATTG CGACAACTGCAAAACTTCTATTGTTGATTTTCACAGAAGCTGCCCCAATTGTGCTTTTGAGCTTTGTCTGCGTTGTTGTCAAGAGCTTAGGGATGGCTGTCTGCAAGGGAGTGATGAGGGAAATACTGTGGAATTTATTGATCCGGGGCCAGATTACTTGCATGGTGTCGAGACATGTCCTGTGATGGGTTCAACTAAGAGCGGAATGTGTGCTAGACAGTCTCGAACTAAAATTGATACCGGGATGATTTGCAATGCAGAAATTGAGAATGCTTCTGTGGATGATTTGGCCTTAGTTAGCCAATGGAAATCCAATAAAGATGGTAGCATTCCCTGCCCTCCCTCTGAACTTGGTGGTTGTAGTCAGGGATTTTTGGAACTGAAGTGCTTGATTTCAGAGAATGAGGTTCCTGAGTTGCTTGTGAGAgcagagaaaatgaaaaaagaattgAAACTTGAAGATGTTCCTGCAATTTCTAAGAAGTGGTGTTCTTGTTTACAATTTGCAGATGGACCCAATGTTAGCTGTGGTAACTTGCGTAAAGCAGCTTCTCGTCAAGATTCTCGGGACAACTTTTTGTACTGTCCAAAAGCTGTGGAACTCCAGCCTGAGGATCAGAAGCATTTCCAATGGCATTGGATGAACGGTGAACCTGTAATTGTCAGGAATGTTCTTGATACAACATTGGGTTTGAGCTGGGAACCAATGGTGATGTGGCGTGCTTTTCGCCAGATTAAAAATGTTAACCATCCAGTGCTGTTGGATGTGAATGCTATAAGTTGCTTAGATTGGTGTGAG GTTGATATTAGTGTACACCAGTTCTTTCGAGGTTACTCCATGGCTACCTTTGACAGTTATGGATGGCCACGGATTTTAAAGTCGAAAGATTGGCCTCCATCTAGTTTATTTGAGGAGCAGTTACCTCGTCATAATGCTGAGTTTATTAATTGCTTGCCTTTTAAGGTTTATACTCATCCACATGGTGGGTATTTAAATCTTGCTGGCAAACTTCcgaaaaattttttgaagccAGACATGGGGCCAAAAACATATATTGCGTATGGATTTGCTGAAGAACTTGGGCGTGGAGACTCTGTTACCAAGCTTCACAGTCATATGTCTGATGTG GTGAATTTGCTGACTCATACTAAAGCAGTTGACCTACAACCTAAAGAgcttttgaaaattgaaaaattgaaacAGAAACATGCTGCACAGGAGGAAAGAGAGCTATGCAGAGATGGAAAGACATCTACCATGCGAGATGAGGCTGAGAAGGGAGGGATGGAGAATGGAGACAATGCAGATAATGGAGAAGTTAATCGTAAGACTAGGCCTATTAATACTAGTGCCAGTGGCAACGATGTGAAGGAAGGTGATATAAGGAAGAGAGGAAGAAGCAAAGGAAAGAATAATAAAGCTGAAAATGTTGAGAGAAATAATCTGATTGATGCTGAAAATGTTGATCAGGAAAatcaaaattctccaatctcacTGGAAGTTCAGAGAAGTCGTGATACTGAGCTTGAATTTGTAGATGTGCAAAGTACAGTTGAATCTGATGAAACAAGTAGAGGGGGAAAATTGGATGAGTGGAAGAGGGAAGAAATTGTTGAAGTGTTGAGAAACAATGTAGCAGATGTGGACAGTGGTGCTTTGTGGGACATATTCAGGAGGCAAGATGTGCCTAAATTAGAACAATATCTGATGAAACACTTTAAGGAATTCAGGCATGTCTGTTGTCGTCCACTAGAACAG GTGGTTCACCCAATACATGATCAAACTATATACTTAACCATGGAACATAAGAGGAAGCTCAAAGAGGAATACA GTATCGAACCATGGACTTTCATTCAAAAACTAGGTGATGCTGTTTATGTACCTGCTGGCTGTCCGCATCAAGTCAGAAATTTGAAG TCTTGCATAAAGGTTGCCCTTGACTTTGTCTCACCTGAAAATGTTGGTGAGGGTTTCCGTATGACTGAAGAATTCCGTGTACTTCCTCAGAACCATAGAGCAAAGGAAGACAAGTTGGAG TGTCTAACTGCCTGCGGGTTCCTTTCGGGACAGGTCAAGAAAATGACATACTACGCAATGAGGGAAGCCGTCCTTGATTTGGAGAATAG TTAA
- the LOC113699906 gene encoding lysine-specific demethylase JMJ27 isoform X2: protein MHEEEKKKSMKRRRWRKPSKDVPEKEEEEKGGSGGEFMGEAEKDQGETEEQNRGKRRRKTQRGGGGGGEGDRGGGPKPNRMLKDDNGILIESNMCHQCQRNDRGEVIRCTMCKTKRYCLPCIHSWYPGVLKEAFAESCPVCRKNCNCKACLRMEMPIKHKEKLELEFSAVEKMEYSKYILQLLLPFLKQVNEEQMMEKRIEAKLKGVLILFAEALRFCSPYLPVLEIKVERANCQMNERIYCDNCKTSIVDFHRSCPNCAFELCLRCCQELRDGCLQGSDEGNTVEFIDPGPDYLHGVETCPVMGSTKSGMCARQSRTKIDTGMICNAEIENASVDDLALVSQWKSNKDGSIPCPPSELGGCSQGFLELKCLISENEVPELLVRAEKMKKELKLEDVPAISKKWCSCLQFADGPNVSCGNLRKAASRQDSRDNFLYCPKAVELQPEDQKHFQWHWMNGEPVIVRNVLDTTLGLSWEPMVMWRAFRQIKNVNHPVLLDVNAISCLDWCEVDISVHQFFRGYSMATFDSYGWPRILKSKDWPPSSLFEEQLPRHNAEFINCLPFKVYTHPHGGYLNLAGKLPKNFLKPDMGPKTYIAYGFAEELGRGDSVTKLHSHMSDVVNLLTHTKAVDLQPKELLKIEKLKQKHAAQEERELCRDGKTSTMRDEAEKGGMENGDNADNGEVNRKTRPINTSASGNDVKEGDIRKRGRSKGKNNKAENVERNNLIDAENVDQENQNSPISLEVQRSRDTELEFVDVQSTVESDETSRGGKLDEWKREEIVEVLRNNVADVDSGALWDIFRRQDVPKLEQYLMKHFKEFRHVCCRPLEQVVHPIHDQTIYLTMEHKRKLKEEYSIEPWTFIQKLGDAVYVPAGCPHQVRNLKSCIKVALDFVSPENVGEGFRMTEEFRVLPQNHRAKEDKLEVKKMTYYAMREAVLDLENS from the exons ATGCatgaagaagagaagaagaagtcaATGAAGAGAAGGCGATGGAGAAAGCCATCTAAAGATGTACcggagaaagaagaagaggagaaaGGTGGGAGTGGTGGTGAATTTATGGGGGAAGCGGAAAAGGATCAGGGAGAAACTGAAGAGCAAAACAGAGGTAAAAGGCGGCGTAAAACCCagcgaggaggaggaggaggaggagaaggagaTAGAGGAGGCGGCCCAAAACCAAACAGAATGCTCAAGGATGATAAT GGTATTTTAATTGAGTCCAATATGTGTCATCAGTGCCAGAGAAATGACAGAGGAGAGGTTATTCGCTGTACCATGTGTAAGACGAAGCGATATTGTCTCCCCTGCATACATTCTTG GTATCCTGGTGTTCTGAAAGAGGCTTTTGCAGAGTCATGTCCAGTTTGTCGCAAGAATTGCAACTGCAAAGCATGCTTACGCATGGAGATGCCAATAAAA CACAAGGAGAAATTAGAATTGGAATTCAGTGCTGTAGAAAAGATGGAGTACTCAAAATACATCCTACAGCTGCTTCTCCCTTTCCTGAAACAGGTCAATGAAGAACAGATGATGGAGAAGAGGATAGAGGCAAAGCTTAAAGGTGTTCTCATTTTGTTTGCAGAAGCTCTGAGATTCTGTTCTCCAT ACTTGCCAGTTTTAGAGATCAAGGTAGAGCGAGCAAACTGCCAGATGAATGAGAGAATTTATTG CGACAACTGCAAAACTTCTATTGTTGATTTTCACAGAAGCTGCCCCAATTGTGCTTTTGAGCTTTGTCTGCGTTGTTGTCAAGAGCTTAGGGATGGCTGTCTGCAAGGGAGTGATGAGGGAAATACTGTGGAATTTATTGATCCGGGGCCAGATTACTTGCATGGTGTCGAGACATGTCCTGTGATGGGTTCAACTAAGAGCGGAATGTGTGCTAGACAGTCTCGAACTAAAATTGATACCGGGATGATTTGCAATGCAGAAATTGAGAATGCTTCTGTGGATGATTTGGCCTTAGTTAGCCAATGGAAATCCAATAAAGATGGTAGCATTCCCTGCCCTCCCTCTGAACTTGGTGGTTGTAGTCAGGGATTTTTGGAACTGAAGTGCTTGATTTCAGAGAATGAGGTTCCTGAGTTGCTTGTGAGAgcagagaaaatgaaaaaagaattgAAACTTGAAGATGTTCCTGCAATTTCTAAGAAGTGGTGTTCTTGTTTACAATTTGCAGATGGACCCAATGTTAGCTGTGGTAACTTGCGTAAAGCAGCTTCTCGTCAAGATTCTCGGGACAACTTTTTGTACTGTCCAAAAGCTGTGGAACTCCAGCCTGAGGATCAGAAGCATTTCCAATGGCATTGGATGAACGGTGAACCTGTAATTGTCAGGAATGTTCTTGATACAACATTGGGTTTGAGCTGGGAACCAATGGTGATGTGGCGTGCTTTTCGCCAGATTAAAAATGTTAACCATCCAGTGCTGTTGGATGTGAATGCTATAAGTTGCTTAGATTGGTGTGAG GTTGATATTAGTGTACACCAGTTCTTTCGAGGTTACTCCATGGCTACCTTTGACAGTTATGGATGGCCACGGATTTTAAAGTCGAAAGATTGGCCTCCATCTAGTTTATTTGAGGAGCAGTTACCTCGTCATAATGCTGAGTTTATTAATTGCTTGCCTTTTAAGGTTTATACTCATCCACATGGTGGGTATTTAAATCTTGCTGGCAAACTTCcgaaaaattttttgaagccAGACATGGGGCCAAAAACATATATTGCGTATGGATTTGCTGAAGAACTTGGGCGTGGAGACTCTGTTACCAAGCTTCACAGTCATATGTCTGATGTG GTGAATTTGCTGACTCATACTAAAGCAGTTGACCTACAACCTAAAGAgcttttgaaaattgaaaaattgaaacAGAAACATGCTGCACAGGAGGAAAGAGAGCTATGCAGAGATGGAAAGACATCTACCATGCGAGATGAGGCTGAGAAGGGAGGGATGGAGAATGGAGACAATGCAGATAATGGAGAAGTTAATCGTAAGACTAGGCCTATTAATACTAGTGCCAGTGGCAACGATGTGAAGGAAGGTGATATAAGGAAGAGAGGAAGAAGCAAAGGAAAGAATAATAAAGCTGAAAATGTTGAGAGAAATAATCTGATTGATGCTGAAAATGTTGATCAGGAAAatcaaaattctccaatctcacTGGAAGTTCAGAGAAGTCGTGATACTGAGCTTGAATTTGTAGATGTGCAAAGTACAGTTGAATCTGATGAAACAAGTAGAGGGGGAAAATTGGATGAGTGGAAGAGGGAAGAAATTGTTGAAGTGTTGAGAAACAATGTAGCAGATGTGGACAGTGGTGCTTTGTGGGACATATTCAGGAGGCAAGATGTGCCTAAATTAGAACAATATCTGATGAAACACTTTAAGGAATTCAGGCATGTCTGTTGTCGTCCACTAGAACAG GTGGTTCACCCAATACATGATCAAACTATATACTTAACCATGGAACATAAGAGGAAGCTCAAAGAGGAATACA GTATCGAACCATGGACTTTCATTCAAAAACTAGGTGATGCTGTTTATGTACCTGCTGGCTGTCCGCATCAAGTCAGAAATTTGAAG TCTTGCATAAAGGTTGCCCTTGACTTTGTCTCACCTGAAAATGTTGGTGAGGGTTTCCGTATGACTGAAGAATTCCGTGTACTTCCTCAGAACCATAGAGCAAAGGAAGACAAGTTGGAG GTCAAGAAAATGACATACTACGCAATGAGGGAAGCCGTCCTTGATTTGGAGAATAG TTAA